GGGCCTGAGCTACATCAAGCTGGGCCAGTCGGCCACCACACTGTCGGGCGGCGAAGCCCAGCGCGTCAAGCTGGCGCTGGAGCTGAGCAAGCGCGACACCGGCCGCACGCTCTACATCCTGGACGAGCCCACCACCGGCCTGCACTTTGCCGATATCGCCCTGCTGCTCAAGGTGCTGCACCAGCTGCGCAGCGCGGGCAACACCATCGTGGTGATCGAGCACAACCTGGACGTGATCAAGACCGCCGACTGGCTGATCGACATGGGCCCCGAAGGCGGCGCAGGCGGCGGCACCGTGGTGGGCGTGGGCACGCCCGAACAGATTGCCGCCAACCCCGCCAGCCACACCGGTAAATACCTGGCGCGGCTGCTGTGACAGGCTCCGCACCCCTCTTCCCGCCCTCCTCCATCTTTACCCAGCGCAATGTGGTGTTTTTGTTGGCCTCGCTGTGCTGCCTGCTGTGGGGCAGCGCCTACCCGGCCATCAAGAACGGCTACGCGATGTTCCATATCGCGGCCAATGACATCCCCACCAAGCTGGTGTTTGCGGGTTACCGCTTTGCCTTGGCCGGGCTGGTATTGCTCGTGTTTGCGGCCATCAGCAAGAAGCCGGTGTTCGCCATCAAGCTACGGACGTTGGGCCAGATGACCCTGCTGGGCCTGACGCAGACCAGCCTGCAGTACGTGTTCTTCTACATCGGGCTGGCCTATGCCACGGGGGTGAAGAGCTCCATCATGAACGCCACCGGCACCTTCTTCAGCGTGCTGCTGGCGCACTTCATCTACAAAAATGACCGCCTGAGCTTCAACAAGGTGCTGGGCTGCGTGGTGGGCTTTGGGGGCGTGATGGTGGTCAACTTCCGCCCGGGCCTGCTGAGTTTTGATTTCACCCTGCTGGGCGAAGGCAGCGTGGTGTTCGCGGCCTTCATCCTGTCGGCGGCCAGCATCTACGGCAAGAAGCTGTCGCAGCAGGTGGATTCGGTAGTCCTCACCGGCTACCAGCTGGCGATTGGCGGGGTGGCGCTGCTGCTGCTCGGCTTTGCTACGGGTGGCGCGCTGGAGGCCTTTACCTGGGCCTCTGCCGCCCTCATGCTGTACATGGTGGCGCTGACCTCGGTGGCGTTTTCGCTGTGGACGATTTTGCTGAAGTACAACCGGGTCAGCATGGTCACGGTGTTCAACTTCATGGTGCCGGTGTTCGGCACGCTGCTGTCGGCGCTGTTTCTGGACGAGCGGTTTCTGGAGTGGAAGAACGCCGTGGCGCTGCTGCTGGTGTGCGGCGGCATCTGGCTGGTGACCAAGGAAGAGGCACCCGCCCCGCAAAAAATATAAAAAATAGGCCGCTCGCGCTTATTCCATCAGCACGAGCAGCTATTTATTTAGTAGCAAAGTAGTTTTTGACGGCAACCACCTGGCGCACGATGTCCATGAACGTGCCCGGCTGCCATTGCTGTACGGCACGGAAGCCGCGCCAGATGAAGAAACCCCGCTTGGCCCAGCGCCACACGCCCTTGGGCTTGACCAGCACCAGCCCGCCCAGCAGCAATGCCATGGCCACAGGCCGCGCACGCACGTAGGCCACGGCTTCGGCCACCAGGGCGCTCAGGACATTGCTGGCGTTGGATACGCGCCGCAAGGGGGCCAGTTCGCGGACCAGATTGGCACGCTGGGCCTGGATGCGCTCCGTCAGGCGGGCGCGTTCCTGGTCCAGCTCAGCGAGGGTCTTTGCCATGGTCGCTTGCCGCTTTGAGTTGGCGCAGGTCTTCTTGCAGCTCGGCCAGGCTGCCGGCAAACACACCGTCGAAACTGTGGGTCGAGCGGCGCAGCTTGGCAAGGCAGACCAGTGCCGCCCCCAGGAACAGCACGATCAGGCCCGACAGCAGCCATACCCGCTGGTCCCACAGCAAGATGATCGCCAGCCCGACCACCAGCAGCACGCCCATACCGGCGCAGGCCACCATGGCCAGCACCAGGGTCAGCTCGCGCAGGGCGCGGTGCTTCTCGGTCAGTATCTCGTTACCCAGCAGTTGCAGGCGGGTGTGCGCCATCGCCAGCAAGGAGATGGGTATGTTTTTCAAGGCGGCGAAGGGGCCGCCGCCCGATGCGCTACGCATACGGAACCCGTGGGGGTTCGCTCAGGCGATCAGCGGCGACCGATGATCAAACCGACCAGCAGGCCCACGCAAGCGGCCACGCCCACCGCCGTCCAGGGGGACTCGTGCACGTAGTCGTCAGTGGCGCGGGCGGCCTTTTTGGTGTGGTGGCGCAGGGCGGCTTCGGCATCCACCAGGCGTTCGCGGGCATCGCTCAGGCGGGCCTTGACGCGGGCGCGCAGCTGGCTGATCTTGTCGCCGGACTGGTCGGCGGTGTCGCTCAGCATCTCTTCGGCCTCGGAGATCACAGATTTGATGTCACTGACCAATTGTTCTTGGGTATCGATGGCGGATTGGAAGGCATTGGACATGTGCGTCTTTCGGTTAGGGGTTGAAGAGGTAGACGGTCTAAAGGTTAGCAGATTGGATTGGAGAATTTCACGGGCATCCACACGATACTGACATTTGGAAACACTTTAAAAACACCCAACCCACCGGCTTAAAACGCGGTCCAATCGTCGTCTTTGCCGGCACTGGCCAGCACCGGGGCGGCCAGCACTTTGCGGGGCGCGGCGGGCGCCGACGCCTTTCGCACCGGTGCCGGGATCTTGGCAGCCACCGGTTTGGGGACGGGTGCGGCGACCTGCCGGGCCGCAGCCGCCAGGGGCCGCGCAGGGGCCACCGCACGGGTGGCTCCGGCGCTCAATTTGAACACCGACACCGCACCGACCAGATCGTCCGCCTGGGTTTTCATGCTGCCCGCAGCAGCGGCCATTTCTTCCACCAGCGCGGCGTTTTGCTGGGTGGCCTGGTCGATCTGCACAATCGCCTCGCCAATCTGCGCCACGCCGGCGCTTTGTTCGTTGCTGGCGGCGCTGATTTCGCCCACGATGTCGGTGACGCGGCGGATCGCGCTGACCACTTCGCCCATGGTGGCACCGGCCTTGTCCACCAGGACGGTGCCACGCTCTACCCGCTCCACGCTGGTGGAGATCAGGCTCTTGATTTCTTTGGCCGCGTCGGCGCTGCGCCCGGCCAGACTGCGGACTTCGCTGGCCA
This sequence is a window from Rhodoferax sp. WC2427. Protein-coding genes within it:
- a CDS encoding DMT family transporter — protein: MTGSAPLFPPSSIFTQRNVVFLLASLCCLLWGSAYPAIKNGYAMFHIAANDIPTKLVFAGYRFALAGLVLLVFAAISKKPVFAIKLRTLGQMTLLGLTQTSLQYVFFYIGLAYATGVKSSIMNATGTFFSVLLAHFIYKNDRLSFNKVLGCVVGFGGVMVVNFRPGLLSFDFTLLGEGSVVFAAFILSAASIYGKKLSQQVDSVVLTGYQLAIGGVALLLLGFATGGALEAFTWASAALMLYMVALTSVAFSLWTILLKYNRVSMVTVFNFMVPVFGTLLSALFLDERFLEWKNAVALLLVCGGIWLVTKEEAPAPQKI
- a CDS encoding YqjK family protein translates to MAKTLAELDQERARLTERIQAQRANLVRELAPLRRVSNASNVLSALVAEAVAYVRARPVAMALLLGGLVLVKPKGVWRWAKRGFFIWRGFRAVQQWQPGTFMDIVRQVVAVKNYFATK
- a CDS encoding phage holin family protein, which encodes MRSASGGGPFAALKNIPISLLAMAHTRLQLLGNEILTEKHRALRELTLVLAMVACAGMGVLLVVGLAIILLWDQRVWLLSGLIVLFLGAALVCLAKLRRSTHSFDGVFAGSLAELQEDLRQLKAASDHGKDPR
- a CDS encoding YqjD family protein, producing MSNAFQSAIDTQEQLVSDIKSVISEAEEMLSDTADQSGDKISQLRARVKARLSDARERLVDAEAALRHHTKKAARATDDYVHESPWTAVGVAACVGLLVGLIIGRR